TGAAACCAAACCGAATACTACCACCCATCCTGTAATCCTAcatcacatatttaaatttaatttGGTACGTCAAGATACAGTACACCTACGCCCAAAATCCCATGGATACTTTCTACCTCTAATAGTATTTCGCATCATGCAAGACAGCTTGATGCACACAGGTAATTGTTTTTTTGAGAGATATTATTTATGAATAATAAACAAATATATTGAATTAAACATAATTTGGAATTAATTATTAGAACAGAAATAGACCCTTGCCCACGTTGCACGTTCGGCACAGACCGCTCTACGGTGATTGGCTATCATGTTGCTCAGGTACGCCTCCAAATTTTAACAGGAAACGGCGGGtgattctgtttttgtttgagtTGAAGCACGGATTTAAAACATACAATAGATGGCAAATTGATATCATCCTTTAGTACGACTGCTGTAACATTTTGCCATTATAATCAGGGTGTTTTAATCCAAGCTTTATGTAGAAAGCCATAATTGTTATAACGGTAAGTAACTTGGCAGTTACTAGCTagttgctagctagcctagcaagATGCATGTTATTGGTACAGTAGGCCAGCTAGCGACCGTAGTACTACTGTCTAAACCGACTGTACAAATAtcgttggctagctagctagctacgcaATTTAGGTAAGATTAGCTACTGTAGTGTAGTTTGCTTAATTTCGAGACTATTCACTCCAGACTATAATTCACATAAAGGGTTATATGGACTAGCTGCACTATATAATGTATCATATATTATTTTAAGGAGACGAAGCACTGATGATGAAAATTTGATAGAAATCTATCAAAATTACAGGTTTTCAAACATGGAGGGCATGGCGGTACCGGGAAAGAAACTGATGTCCCTTAAAACATCAAAACAGACCTCGACAGTGGCATCCAAGATCAAGAATAAGATACTCAGTAAGATAAAGTTGTTTTATGATTTGAGAATGTAGCTATATTAGTTCATGTTTATGACATGCTGCGTGCATGATGTTTCATGGGCTGTGTGCTTTCATCTTCAGATACCTCCTCATTCTTCAAGGTCTCTTTGAAAACCAATAACAAAGCCCTGGCCCTTGCCTTAGTGGCTCAAAAAGAGAAGAGCAGACAAATGGAAGTGGAGAATGTGCAtctacaaaaacaaaatgaagcTCTCTACTTTGATCTAGCAGTAAGGAGGCACAAGCACAAGAAACTGGTGGGTTACACTTACCAAGTCACACCATTTTTACATTGAGCTAAGTTAAACATTGAGCTAGTAATTGCAGCTGCTCTTTTTACAGGTCCTTATCTTGAAAGATTTACACCGCAGCACTCTGGATAACCTGGAAAAGGCACTCGACCTTTTTTCTGATTATGATGTAagattttttgttttgtctaaTGTTGTTTATCATTGCATTAGAAAAAGTCAGCTCATGTTGTCACTTTACATAataatatttaaaataaatgtaattggAATTTTCCTCACTTAGGCTGTCCCTGAACCATCTAATGACCTTATTACCCCTGAGGCTGAAGATGACAATCATCAGTTTCAGAGGTACTTATAGTTGGCAATGTACCCTACAGTATTTAGGAATGAAATAGCCTTATTGAGTATAGAAGCTTTTCTTTGTTTTCCCTGCAGTTGATTAGATTTGTTGGCCTTTGAGCAAGCTGACAGAATGTGTTATAAACAGAGAATACAGTTTGCTATCTTTTACGATGCAATGTTTTATTATGGGTCTTAAATGCTCTCCCCCTCAAATCTCTCCAGGGAAGCAGCTCATATTTCTCTCAAACCAGAGCAGTTGATTTCACCCTTAAAACAGACAAGCATAAACCATAAGCCTATTGTCAAGGAGAATGCCACATTCGTAAATCTCACTGGGACACAAAGCAAACCCACAGAGTTAAAGGTCAAAGGTAAGCTGAGTGGAGTTTTGACTCTACTTGCCATGAAGATGTCAGCTGATCCCAGAACACATATTTGTCATTGTTGGGTTGGTTACACTGTCACTGGTTGAATATTGTTTATCTTTCTGTTGGTTCTTATAGGCAAAGTATCTGAGACTGAAAGCCAGGCGGACAAGAGTTTATCAACTCAAGGAGGAATGCTGCACAAGTCCAGTAGCTTCAGGACCGAGGTAGAGAGGTGGTCACAGATCTTCTCAAACCCCGGACAAGACTCAAACCCAACCGTGTGCCTTGACAACCAAATGCCCTCAGTTGTGCGTACATCTGACAAACCACAGCCTCTTTCCATAATGGAGACATTAAGACCTGGGTATATGCCTGCTTTTATAAAGGAGACCACATTAGAACCTGCTAACATAGAAGTGAAGATCCCCCTTGACACAGAGATGGAAATGACTTTGGCTGACAGCATGGTTGAAATAGTCACTGTAGAGACCAAGCCCAAGAAAGCAAAGACAGATGGTGGCATCAAGCCTAGGAAGAAGATGAAAAAACTATTATCAAAAGATTCTGAAGAAGTAGAGAAAAAAGTTAGAGTAAAAAAAAGTGATTCAGCTTGCGTAAAAGACAGTCTTGAGATGGGGACCTGTTTTAGTTCAGAGCTACCTCAGTCATGTTCTGAGACCCTGTCGACTTTTGACAACATATCAATCCGAGATGAGGAAGAACAGCAACAAGCTGTAACTAAAGTCTCAGCCCATGAGACTCAAACACTTGCTTCTCGCCGGAAGACTCACTTCACCTCCCGTATCCCTAAGCACGGTCGACTTGCTCATGATACTCAGAAAGCAACGCAGGAGAAGTCAAAACCGTTTGACCCCAGGAAAACGTTTGTAGTTTCTGTCCCAAGTAAGTCCCAAAACACTGTCTCAGCGGACCCATATGAAGATGATTTCTTTATGGACGGATGCTCTGAAAACAAAGACAGCGCAAAATGTgtagacaaagaaacagaacaaAAAGAATCAAAAGGTAAATGCCGAAAGACGTTTGAGGTGAAATCTCAGACTGACAACTGTATGAAAAAGAAAACCTTGGAAATCACAGTTTCCAATGAGGTGCTGTATCAGAGAAGCAAGAAAACACAGATCTTCCCTTTAGAAGTGGTCCATGATAAGCAGATGGTAGAGGATACGTGTGTAGATTTGGACCTACAGAGTGCCTGTGTGGACAACAATGATTCTCAGCCTGAATCCAAGGACATACATCGTTCTTCCTGTTTAAATGCCACTATTTCACCCAGCACCAGACAGAAGAGCAAGAGACCTACAGACTCTGGCCAGACCAACAAAGGAAGATCAAGAGAGACATGTGTTATCTCAGTGCCTGGCGAAAACTCATTGCAAAATACTTGTTCTGATAAGCAGATGGGCACTCCTGGTACAATATATAGTTTTGCGGGTGATAAGTCTTACACAGCCAGGGATTCAAGCATAGCGGAGCATCTTCCTGTTACTGACCTAGACCTAAACCACTGTCGAGTCACTGGACGTGAAAACAAACAGCGTCCAGGTGGAGGAACACAGTCATCTTATAAACGTCCATTTAGGGCTACCGAGGAACCAGCTGAGGGTCTGGACAGCCAGCAAATGGATGTAATTCCTCCTTGTGAACCAGCTTCTGCCATTATAGTGCAAAATCCTAAGAAGGCCAGGAAAGAGAAGACTGGCAAATCTAAAATGAAGGTGTTTTTAGAGGGGATCTCGGTtaaggagaggaaaaagaaggaaagaagcaGCACTCGTGGATCTTCATCCAGCCAGAATCAAGATAACAAAGGCATGGCATGTATAGAGTTAGCACTACCTCATGCGGATACACTCGAATGCATGCCTGCAAGGGAAAAATCCGATATTTTACTCGTAAAATCACACAAAGAAACTATGAAGAGTGATCACATGGAGGAGTTGTCTTCAGTTAGTACCCAGAGTCTGAAGACGGAAAGGGATATGCAATGTAGCTCAAAGTCTCAAATCAACACAATGCACAAACCAAGATGCAGGGGCACGTATGTCATACCGTTCAGTAATATGGATTCCACTCCAAACGTTAACTCCAGGAGCCAAGAAGAAGATGACGGGCTCTGTGTCAGTGAGGATGCAGTACATGAGAGCCTGATGGATTTGCTGGTGGATACACGCCCCCCGTGGGAAACTCTTGATTCTATAAGAACTGAGTATGAGCTGGACTGCCTTTACTCCAGCCCCTTAAAGATGGCCTCTCGCAGAGTTACTGTGTATGAAGAAGAGACTGCTCAAATCATTACGGAGCCATCTCCAGGTAGTATTTCTGCGCCGTTAATGTACATTTATGTTTCACTCAAGGAAAATATGTAATGATtagattatatatttttttacatttctagCAGGATGTGCCCTTAAGTCTGTGACCAATACTAACTGGATGGAAAATGAAAACACAGGAAGAACGAGGCGACGGGGAGCTGCTGTCAGTTACAAAGATCCTCCCATCAACTGGTGAGGACTGCTCTGCACATGCTCTAATCGCACACCTACAGAGAAAGATAATACCTGATTCGATTTTTAATTGATGTTTTCTGTCTTCTACAGCAAAATGAGGCGCGGAGATAAGTTTACAGACACAAAGTTCCTGAATTCTCCGATATTCAAAAACAAGAAGAAAAGGAAACAGAAGACAATTGAATGTGCTCCAGTTAATTAACTGAATTTTTTGTGATTTTTTTACTCTCGGTTTTATGCAGGTGTAAAatgcttttttttaaatatatagcCAGTGAATACtttttattgtctgaaatattAATAAATTGGTTGAAACACATATGCATTAAACAAGCTCTCCTAAGAGGAATAGAAATACAATTTTTACCATTTACAGGTCATACTTAACTCACGGATAGGCTGTGTACTTCAGGCAGTGTGCTAGGTAATTTTCAGTCTAGTAAATAATTCAGTTGACATGGTCATCTGTACTTCTACctccagacacatacacacagagccttACCAGGGGTTACCAGGAGCAGATTAATCTCTTTATTTGGGGAATTTGGAGTGTCATAGTCTTGCCTTTTCTTTTGCGGTGAGTAAAGATGATGTATTCATTCTATACAGACTGTTAGTGGTGACGTTTCAATGTGTTACTAAGCAAAATTGCATAGCGACACTTCAACTATATTATTTAGAGTTGTCAGTAAAGTCCAGAATTACTTTAAACGGAACCAACATTTTACTATGGCTTTACCAAACTTGAAAACAATTTATGACATTAATTCTCAGTGTAGTCTTAACTTGAACACGGTACTGTGCTGCAGTTACATAACTGGATCGCATTTCCTGGACTCGGAGTAGGGCTAGGAAGGTGTCAGGTTCAAGACAGGCCTGCACTCTGGTTTCCTTGTAAACGTATCCTGGCTATCAACAAAAGTGATCCATGATTCTATATAAAAGGGCTGTTCTATCTACAGGAGGAGGACTCCTCCCTACATGTATAGCTTCTCCACCCTAAGATGGAGAAGAGGCAACTGAGAAAAGACATTGCAGCTCTTCTGTAAGCTTAATGTAATTTAAAATGATAACCAACTGCCtgtgcggacacacacacacacctcagagctACTTATATGTGTTTGTATAGGGGTGGATACATTGGCCAAAAACTCAGAGAGAAGGGCTTTGATCCCAAGGGGAAAGGATCGTCCACCATGCTAGATGACCTGGTAACAGTTTACCGCCATCCTGTTGGTTGTTTCATAACTCAAATCACCTTGTGCATTGGTGTTTGTCTGCAATAATCTTTATGCGACTGCTTCATCATCCAGGCCCATTATGACTTGGCTATAAGTGTTGCCCTTTGGTGgttggacagagaggaggggacagattTAATGGACAGGGACATCATGTGagttattctttttattctgtCTGGGCAGCTTTATGAATTTTATCTCCTCAAACAGAAGTTTAAAGACCTTTAGGGGACTTTTGTGGTTATCTACAGTGGAACGAGCAGCTCAGGACCTGACCCATACCCCAACCATCTGGAGAGAGAAGCCAtgatcctctcctcctttgctGGCATGATCTTAGTAAGTGTAACCAAGTTGaattggttaaactcactcaGTATAAACCTGCCTGCGCAGTATAAATATGCCCACCTTTGCAGCGTGGCTTGCTTTTTGCAATACTGATGACCTGACATAATTAGGCTGCTGAGTCAAAAGGCCAGTGTGGGACAGGTGGTGCGTTATAACCTCTATGATGTAATGCTGAAAGTACTTTCCCTCTGACCTTCACTCTTTCTCCACTGCTCCAGGATAGCCTGCCCGTGGGGGACATTCTAGCCATGTACAGCTGCAAACCTTCTACCTCTTACCCCCATCAGCATTCTAAGGTAGACTGTGAGACAATGCACATGACCCCTTACACTAGTATACTGTTCATAGAAAAATACTACTGATTTTAAACTACAGTGTTGACCATCATCTcaagtgtatgtgtctgtgttgctCTTGCTTTACAGAGCTCCATTGTTCACCCTTTCACCTTGTCCTACCATCCGTTTGCCATGTTGAGCTCCTACAAGGCCATAGATCATTCCAGAAAACACAGTAAGTTGgttcctgtctgtgttcctACACTCTGGCAGGTGGTACTTTGTCACAgctgtgcctctctccctcactttcccTCTACCATCCTAATTTAGCCCAAAAGTTGAAGCGGTGGCTTTCTGAGAAGACTAAAGCAAGAGTTGCTACTGGGAGGAGGGCATCTGTgccatcttcttcttcctcatccACATCCAATTCCTTCTTCAGTGTGAGTGACAATACATCCATGGATGCTGGTTTATACAGAAGTCCATAAAAAAGTGATACTACCATCTTGTCGATCATTTTCTTTATCTTACGATCAATGATCTATATCTATCTCTACAGGACAGCAGTGACTCTCTCAAAGGACAAACAGAGCATTATGATGGATCCAAAGAGTCCCTGCCTGACTGAAGACTGCAGTGCACTCTATTACTTCACCTGGGGGATGTAAATACTATTGACTTTTCATTGGTAACCACAAATAAAGTAATTATCCCCTTCCCTGCTACCAAGTTGTCCTAATTGCTTTGTGATGACCCCTAACATTCCATTtgataaatataataatacattttcaaCGCTTTAAAAACTATTGGGGTCTTCAAGGATTCATAACTATAGCCTCAAAGGAACAATTATTTCTGAATCCATGTCAATAGAAACATCAAAACATCAAATTGTTTGCGAACGATAAATGTGATACTGGCTCCGGGGTATTCCTGAATGTTCCAGTGCCCATCAATACTGTGGCACTTGCTGGAAGCTAAAATGTGACCAATGTAGCTGCCCTAGTGGAAATGAAAACAAGGGCTGCAAGACACTTGTGGACTTTCTGCTGACTCCACCACGCATGCTGATTTAAATAACAACGCGGAGTGGTAGCTCTGTCCCTGGGGAAATGCATATAAAGATAAATGCTCATCATTGATTATAGCACAGCAAACAGATCGTCAAACAACAAACATGGGCAAGGTTGGTgttttaatacatttttatttcagttGTAAACTAAATTCAATGTTTCATGCAATATGAATTACAACCAACTTCACACATCCTTTTGGTTTTATGTTCTTTTGATCACTCTATGACAAAAATTCATATTACTGTCAAATGTAAAGGCTGTTCAGATCTCACATGTGATTTATGGATGCATATGTCATAAATCCCAAACTGTCATTCTTTGATCAGATTATCTTCTACGAGGATAGGAACTTTGGTGGCCGTCACCATGAATGCATGAGTGACTGTGCCGACTTGCAGTCCATGTTCAACCAATGCAAGTCGATCAGGGTGGAGAGTGGCATGTTCATGATCTACGATGGCCCCAACTACATGGGAAACCAGTACTTCATGAGGAGGGGCGAGTACCCTGACTACATGCGCATTATGGGAATGAATATTAGGTCCTGCCGTATGATTCCCATGGTGAGGATGTAAATATAATAACCTTCTTCTTGAGGCATTTTCTCCTCACACATTTGCCTCACAAACTTTTGGAACCCTTAAGTAACTTTCAGATTCATTCTCTGTCTCCACAGCACCATGGCAACTACAAGATGAGGCTGTATGATCGCTCTGATATGGGGGGTCAGATGATGGAGCTGAGCGACGACTGCCCCAATGTCCAAGACCGTTTCCGCATGTCCGACATCAACTCCTGCAACGTGATGGACGGCCACTGGCTGATGTACGACCAGCCCAACTACAAGGGCAGGCAGTACTACCTGAGGCCTGGAGAGTACAGGAAGTACAGCGACTGGGGAGGAGTGAGCTCCAGGGTTGGCTCCCTCAGACGCATCATGGATCTCTAAAGACAGAATGGTCCTGGTGAAATGTCTACTCTTTGCTTTGTTTCACACGCTGAATAAAATGATGTCGGTGCTCAGGTGTTTTCAGTTTTGTTCTTGCTCTCTCCGTCTAGAGGCCATGATCTCAGGTGTGGATGTGAGGCCTGACTTCCTCACACTACTTAGAGGGCTAAATAAAGCTATGGCAGCATTGAGACTGACCAGACAGGACTCCAGTGTTATCTATTATTCAGCTGGGTCCACTTGACTCCATACTCTCTCTTACACCATTCACTGTTTCCCTTCACCCCTTGTTTAAGATTGAGCAATGTGTGCAGTTCAAAGTAAAGACTAGATTAAGGTTTGTCCCTTTCAAAGGCATTCCAGGTAACAATGTGTTCTAGTACACTTCTACTGATCAAGTCTCTACTTCCAGTGTTGCTAGAGGCCAGGCTTTCAGGATCTCTCttctaccagcagagggcagggcAACTCAGAGGGTGAATACTGTGTGAAAAGAGTCTTCAGGGGCTTACTGAAAAACGAAATGGCAAAATAGGGGTACCAATTGACAGCTTTGAGACAGCAAATACATTCTTAAATTTGGCTTAACTGCACCGATACTTTAAGTTCCCTATGAGATTAAACCATAGAGTGATGATTCAAATATAATTGAGAGAAATCCAATAACATTACACCGAGAATGCagaaggggttagtatgtgtagTCTGATATTGATCCCAATATCAGAGTATTTACGTGTTTTCAAAATAAATAGTATTTCAATATAgacaaatgtacatgtatgttttTTTCTCTGAACATTTCcattttttgttttagtttGAGTTATCTACCAAATATACTGAAAGATATATGAAGCTACAAACTTAAAGTATAACTTACCAGCAACCAGCAACCAAGCACCTCACACATGTTCTCTGTTCCTCCCAAACCTTAACTCTACCACTTCAGGATGGCACAATGACACAAGTACAAACTACCACTGGGTATTACAATATGAATGGCATGTGCAGAGTCTGCACTTCAAGTCCTCTATATATATGTGACAGGCGTTGTCTTCAAAGAGCTGGACACACCATACAGGCACGGCAAGGCATGATGCATTCAACTACCATGGGAAAGGTAAACATTAGCACCATAGCTAAATGGGAGGCCAACTTAGGTTGGGGCCAATGGACACATTTCCAAAGGTCGTACTTTCTATTAGGATGCCCTTATACCTGTGTAGTGAGGCAGTCATTTATATTGTACAGACATATATGGGGGACCAGGTACAAGATAAGGAATGGTTTAAATTAAGACTTCCTGTGTTACATAATTCCTTCATATAATGTGAAGTAAACCTTGTTTGAGCCATTAATAGCAATCTCTGTACCAATAACCTTGTAGGGAAGGAGTTATTCTGTGTCGGGCTAGTCACTAAAGTGAGAGTTACAGGGTTAGACAAGGCATTAAAATAAGTCATGTTCATAGAAATAACATATACTACTACTGGAACTCTATTATCTAGATCACATTTTACGAAGAGAGGAACTTCAagggccgccattttgaatgcagCAAGGACTGTGAGAACTTGCTTAGCCACTTCAACTGCTGCAATTCTATCAGGGTGGACAGCGGGTGTTTCATGGTGTACGAGAATCCCAACTTCTCAGGCCACCAGTACTTCCTGAGTCGAGGCGAGTACACTGACTACCATTGCTGGATGGCTGTAAATGACTGTATCAGCTCATGCCGCGTCATCCCCATGATGAGCTCTGCTTCAAATGAAAAGGTTAGTGAGACATTCGTACTATGCGGAGAGACTAGGTAAAAAATTGTTAATTCCAGTCCATGGTTCCCAATGGTCCTGCAAATATTTGACGAATATCACACTTTTACGACAagtgtggggtcagatggctgagcggttaccaatcagaaggttgccagtttgattcccggctggccaaatgacgttgtttccttgggcaaggcacttcaccctacttgcctcaggggaatgtccctgtacttactgtaagtcgctctggataagagcgtctgctaaatgactaaatgtaaaatgtaaatgtaatgtgtggcaACAAAGGACGGAAACTCAAAGGTCACTCTGACGAAACACATTTCCATTGGTTTGCACCAATTACCATAGCTTTCCTTTTTCTCACAGGATTCTGGGTCATTTAACGTACGTCTTTACGAGAGGTTAGAGTTCGGAGGTCAGATGATGGACCTCGCGGATGACTGTCCCAGCGTCATGGACCGTTTCCACATGAATGACATCTTCTCCTGCAATGTTACCAAAGGAAATTGGCTGTTCTATGAGCACCCCGACTACAGGGGCAGGATGTACCTGATTAGGCCCGGGGAGTACAAGAGGTTCAGCGAATGGGGGGGCACAAGTGCCAGAGTGGGTTCCATTCGCCGCATCACAGACTTCTAAAGCGATCCAAGGACTCTAAGGAGAGCTTGTATGGTATAAAACTAACAGTGGGACTGTAACTATTTGAGCATCAACCACCATTCTGTACATTACAGTTAATCTCTACGATACTGTACATGAGACACTCTCAGAAAGGTTAGAATATATAATGCTCTGGTTTTAATAAACTTTTGACAAAGACATAGTTTCTTTGTTGATCTGACATTTTACACGTTTTTTGAAAAGATCAGCCAGTCTACAATCTCATTCTTGAATGTGATCTGAGAGGAAAAGAAAATAACTTTGGTGACACCTGTTTTCATCTCGTACTTGATGTCTTCCGTGGACTCCTGTGGTTCCTCCAATCCCCACCGAGAGAGGATTTCCAGGCCTACATACCAGAGCAAGGTTCAGGACAGCACcatttttcttaaattaaattgtGTTTAATGAAACCATCTTTCCAGCCTATTACTTGATGATTAAGCAAAATTGCAATTGTTATTATATTTAAAGGCCATGCATTTCATCTACCTTATGGTAAACAGACATGGTAAAAGTCCATAGATGGATTTTTGTTAAGAAAAGCAAGATTGTTACAGTTAAAGTGTGACCTGAGTACTTACTAATGTTAACATTATTTAGATTCAATATTTCTTTGGGAGATTCAAGATAGCTTATATTTATTTTCATATTTGAATTTTTTTGTGATAATTCTGTTGTGAATTCGTCTTTCACTTTATTGTAAAGTATAATATTGTTTACTTTACTGTTTGACAGAATACATTGTATGGTGAAGTCTATGGCCCATTGGGAGTCTGTGTGGCTACTGTAATGAGCATAGTGTTGATACCAATAATTGTTGCTGATGCCAGGCTGGGTGTTGTGTCAGTCTTGTGTACAGTAGCATTTTCAAGGGAATTGTGATGAACATGGGGAAATAACAATTAGTCATTACACACTACTGTCCATCTTTTTACATCCAGCCCCCCACCTCTGAATCATCGTCACTATGAGAGGGATATATTTGAATGACAATACTTTATGCTGCGCAATCACACAGctgctctttctgtcttttttttaataaaggACAGTGGCGTGGCTGGGAAAACAGCATTGAGCAGTTATCCATCCTGATGCCAACATGACCATTGGGAAGGTAAGGTACCAAGCATTTGCCTTACACTTTTTTACACATTTAACTACGCCATAGCATTGGACACCTTCATCAAGGCAAGCATTTGgcatagataaaaaaaaatcattatcaGCTTGCACTCCTACAGGCTAACAGTATTTGAGAGACAATGTTGCGTGTTCCTGTGCCTTCAGATCATCTTCTACGAGGACAAGAACTTCCAGGGTCGCTCTCATGAGTGCACCAGTGATTGTGCCGACCTGCACTCCTACTTCAACCGTTGTAACTCTCTTAGAGTGGAGAATGGCTGCTTCATGGTGTATG
The DNA window shown above is from Osmerus eperlanus chromosome 3, fOsmEpe2.1, whole genome shotgun sequence and carries:
- the LOC134017351 gene encoding gamma-crystallin B-like isoform X5, which encodes MMHSTTMGKITFYEERNFKGRHFECSKDCENLLSHFNCCNSIRVDSGCFMVYENPNFSGHQYFLSRGEYTDYHCWMAVNDCISSCRVIPQDSGSFNVRLYERLEFGGQMMDLADDCPSVMDRFHMNDIFSCNVTKGNWLFYEHPDYRGRMYLIRPGEYKRFSEWGGTSARVGSIRRITDF
- the LOC134017351 gene encoding gamma-crystallin B-like isoform X2, which gives rise to MMHSTTMGKITFYEERNFKGRHFECSKDCENLLSHFNCCNSIRVDSGCFMVYENPNFSGHQYFLSRGEYTDYHCWMAVNDCISSCRVIPMMSSDSGSFNVRLYERLEFGGQMMDLADDCPSVMDRFHMNDIFSCNVTKGNWLFYEHPDYRGRMYLIRPGEYKRFSEWGGTSARVGSIRRITDF
- the LOC134017351 gene encoding gamma-crystallin S-1-like isoform X6, whose protein sequence is MMHSTTMGKITFYEERNFKGRHFECSKDCENLLSHFNCCNSIRVDSGCFMVYENPNFSGHQYFLSRGEYTDYHCWMAVNDCISSCRVIPMTGSFNVRLYERLEFGGQMMDLADDCPSVMDRFHMNDIFSCNVTKGNWLFYEHPDYRGRMYLIRPGEYKRFSEWGGTSARVGSIRRITDF
- the LOC134017351 gene encoding gamma-crystallin B-like isoform X3 — protein: MMHSTTMGKITFYEERNFKGRHFECSKDCENLLSHFNCCNSIRVDSGCFMVYENPNFSGHQYFLSRGEYTDYHCWMAVNDCISSCRLSFFSQDSGSFNVRLYERLEFGGQMMDLADDCPSVMDRFHMNDIFSCNVTKGNWLFYEHPDYRGRMYLIRPGEYKRFSEWGGTSARVGSIRRITDF
- the LOC134017351 gene encoding gamma-crystallin B-like isoform X1, encoding MMHSTTMGKITFYEERNFKGRHFECSKDCENLLSHFNCCNSIRVDSGCFMVYENPNFSGHQYFLSRGEYTDYHCWMAVNDCISSCRVIPMMSSASNEKDSGSFNVRLYERLEFGGQMMDLADDCPSVMDRFHMNDIFSCNVTKGNWLFYEHPDYRGRMYLIRPGEYKRFSEWGGTSARVGSIRRITDF
- the LOC134017351 gene encoding gamma-crystallin B-like isoform X4 codes for the protein MMHSTTMGKITFYEERNFKGRHFECSKDCENLLSHFNCCNSIRVDSGCFMVYENPNFSGHQYFLSRGEYTDYHCWMAVNDCISSCRVIPMNSGSFNVRLYERLEFGGQMMDLADDCPSVMDRFHMNDIFSCNVTKGNWLFYEHPDYRGRMYLIRPGEYKRFSEWGGTSARVGSIRRITDF
- the LOC134017351 gene encoding gamma-crystallin S-1-like isoform X7; amino-acid sequence: MMHSTTMGKITFYEERNFKGRHFECSKDCENLLSHFNCCNSIRVDSGCFMVYENPNFSGHQYFLSRGEYTDYHCWMAVNDCISSCRVIPNSGSFNVRLYERLEFGGQMMDLADDCPSVMDRFHMNDIFSCNVTKGNWLFYEHPDYRGRMYLIRPGEYKRFSEWGGTSARVGSIRRITDF